One window from the genome of Flavobacterium agricola encodes:
- a CDS encoding S9 family peptidase — protein sequence MKKYSFLLVLLATHLGFAQRTLTIQEATLSSSAFSVENLNGIKWSKNDNTVSYLDASYQNLIVQSAVTQRNETIATKSDIEKALKNALPNETFALKTFPYNYNWVNYNLITFTVASEQNKYIVEYNTNTKNILSALPYAENGTNAIVNASNSLVAWLDGNNIKITNAENVTKNVTNDADTAIVNGSDNTHRQEFGIDRGMWWSPTADKLLYYRKDESMVADYPLPQWDTRVATIKNTKYPMAGEKSEEVTLIVYDLKTDRKVTLKTDGDKEQYLTTVTWSPNGESVYVGVLNRGQDHLKLNAYDATTGNFIKTLFEEKLSTWVEPQHALLFVPNDAEHFIYQTDAEGFNQMYLYNTKGKLVRKLGFENVIVEKVLGFSKDGKSISYMGITNNGLDRQLFQVELKKGKTKQLTTEPGYHNASLSTDGTFLLDQYSNVNTPNVIQIINLKNKKTQVLVDAKNPFEGLIDMPKMELVEITAADGKTPLNGRIIYPLNYDANKKYPVMIYVYGGSHAQLVKNRWMGGASLFDYYMAQNDYVVFTVDNRGSDARGRDFTRVTHRNLGVNEMADQLKGVDYLKSLAIVDQNKIGVYGWSYGGFMTTSLLLNYNDIFKVGVAGGPVMDWKWYEAMYGERYMDTPQENPEGYAKTSTLNKVKDLKGDLLIIHGAQDPVVVQQHSMEFIEACIKAGIQVDYFLYPTHEHNVRGIDRVHLNTKIARYFDTYLKR from the coding sequence ATGAAAAAATACAGTTTTTTACTTGTGCTTTTAGCAACCCATTTAGGTTTTGCACAACGTACATTAACCATTCAAGAAGCAACTTTAAGCAGCAGTGCTTTTAGTGTAGAAAATTTAAATGGTATAAAATGGTCTAAAAACGACAATACAGTTTCGTATTTAGATGCGAGCTATCAAAACTTAATTGTTCAAAGTGCAGTTACCCAACGTAACGAAACCATTGCAACAAAATCTGATATCGAAAAAGCATTAAAAAACGCGCTACCAAACGAAACGTTTGCCTTAAAAACATTTCCCTACAATTACAATTGGGTAAATTACAACCTAATTACCTTTACTGTTGCTTCAGAGCAAAATAAATATATAGTTGAGTATAACACCAACACAAAAAATATTTTATCTGCTTTACCGTATGCAGAAAATGGTACAAATGCTATTGTAAATGCTAGCAATAGCTTGGTTGCTTGGTTAGATGGTAACAATATTAAAATTACCAATGCAGAAAACGTAACTAAAAACGTTACCAATGATGCCGATACTGCCATAGTTAATGGATCTGATAATACGCATCGCCAAGAATTTGGAATTGATCGCGGTATGTGGTGGAGCCCAACTGCAGATAAGTTATTGTACTACAGAAAAGACGAAAGCATGGTAGCTGATTATCCGTTACCACAATGGGATACGCGTGTTGCGACAATTAAAAACACAAAATACCCAATGGCGGGCGAAAAATCTGAAGAAGTTACATTAATTGTATATGATTTAAAAACCGATCGTAAAGTAACGCTTAAAACCGATGGAGATAAAGAACAATATTTAACAACCGTAACCTGGTCACCAAATGGAGAGTCGGTTTATGTTGGTGTTTTAAATCGTGGACAAGATCATTTAAAATTAAATGCATACGATGCAACAACAGGTAACTTTATAAAAACATTGTTTGAAGAAAAACTTAGCACTTGGGTAGAACCGCAACATGCTTTACTTTTTGTTCCGAACGATGCAGAACATTTTATTTACCAAACCGATGCAGAAGGTTTCAACCAAATGTATTTATACAATACCAAAGGTAAATTGGTAAGAAAATTAGGTTTTGAAAATGTAATTGTAGAAAAAGTTTTAGGTTTTAGTAAAGACGGAAAATCAATCAGTTACATGGGAATTACCAATAATGGTTTAGACCGTCAATTATTTCAAGTTGAACTGAAAAAAGGTAAAACCAAACAACTAACAACAGAACCTGGTTATCATAATGCAAGTTTAAGTACAGATGGCACGTTTTTATTAGATCAGTATTCAAACGTAAACACGCCAAACGTAATTCAAATCATCAATTTAAAAAACAAAAAAACTCAAGTTTTGGTTGATGCTAAAAATCCGTTTGAAGGATTAATTGATATGCCTAAAATGGAATTGGTAGAAATTACGGCTGCAGACGGTAAAACGCCATTAAACGGACGTATTATTTATCCATTAAATTATGATGCAAACAAAAAATACCCGGTAATGATTTACGTTTACGGAGGTTCGCATGCACAATTGGTTAAAAACCGTTGGATGGGCGGCGCTTCGTTATTTGATTATTATATGGCACAAAACGATTATGTAGTATTTACTGTAGATAATCGCGGGAGCGATGCCCGTGGACGTGATTTTACACGCGTAACCCACCGAAATTTAGGTGTGAATGAAATGGCCGATCAATTAAAAGGCGTTGATTATTTAAAATCGCTTGCTATTGTGGACCAAAATAAAATTGGAGTTTACGGCTGGAGCTACGGAGGTTTTATGACAACTTCTTTACTTTTAAATTACAACGATATTTTTAAAGTTGGTGTTGCCGGAGGTCCGGTAATGGATTGGAAATGGTACGAAGCGATGTACGGTGAGCGTTACATGGATACACCGCAAGAAAATCCAGAAGGTTACGCAAAAACATCAACCCTAAATAAAGTTAAAGATTTAAAAGGCGATTTGTTAATTATTCACGGAGCGCAAGATCCAGTGGTAGTTCAGCAACATTCTATGGAATTTATAGAGGCGTGCATTAAAGCTGGTATTCAAGTAGATTACTTTTTATATCCAACGCACGAGCACAACGTTCGCGGCATAGATCGTGTACATTTAAACACTAAAATAGCACGTTATTTTGATACGTATTTAAAAAGATAA